CTGGACGGATACCTCGTGAAGCGTTTCGAGGCCGCAGTCATCGCAGTGCTCGGTCATCCCGTTGAAGGAATCGTCAGTCGTTGCCATTATCGAGACCTTTCGGTAGTACAGCCTTATATCTCTGCTTCATTTCGAGCGCTGAGTCGAAAAACTACGAGACTGGGTTATCGACGCCGTACGACGGGACGAAATCGTCCGATCCCGTTTATCGAGGGGTTTCGAACGTTCGTTTTCGAACGGGTATCGTCACTGAACCCAATCACACCGATCACGGGACGGCCGCGTGTTCGCTTTCGGTGGCTACTATAGGCGTTCCTCGAGTGGTATCGGGTATGGAGCAGGTGTTTGCCCCGTGGCGGATCGAGTGGATCAGGCGCGAGGAGAAAACCCCCGACGTCGACGACTGCGTCTTCTGTGAACTCCCCGAGCAGGAATCCGACAGGGAGAACCTACTCGTCGCGCGCAGCGACCACGCGTTCGTTCTCCTGAACAACTATCCCTACAACCCGGGCCATACGATGGTGATTCCCTACGCCCACACCGGCGACTACGGCGACCTCACCGACGAACAGTTGCTCGATCACGCCCGCTTGAAACAGCGCACCTTCGACGCGCTCGAGGTCGCCCTCGAACCGGACGGGTTCAACGCCGGCCTGAACCTCGGTGACGGGGCCGGCGGCTCCATCGACGACCACCTGCACACCCACGTCGTCCCGCGCTGGGAGGGCGACACCAACTTCATGCCCGTCCTGAGCGACACGTCGGTGATCATCGAAGCGCTCGAGGAGACCTACGACCACCTGCACGAGGCGTTCGCCGGGCAAGAGGGTGCCGTCGTGCCGGGCGAAGACAGCGCCGTCGTTTTCGAGTGACCCCACTCGAAGCGACAGCCCGAACGTCCAGCCCTCACGCCGGACCGGCCGTACGTTTTTACTGGGTTGTCTCGTGATCTCGAGTAGCATGGAG
The genomic region above belongs to Natronorubrum halophilum and contains:
- a CDS encoding HIT family protein; translation: MEQVFAPWRIEWIRREEKTPDVDDCVFCELPEQESDRENLLVARSDHAFVLLNNYPYNPGHTMVIPYAHTGDYGDLTDEQLLDHARLKQRTFDALEVALEPDGFNAGLNLGDGAGGSIDDHLHTHVVPRWEGDTNFMPVLSDTSVIIEALEETYDHLHEAFAGQEGAVVPGEDSAVVFE